From Magnolia sinica isolate HGM2019 chromosome 13, MsV1, whole genome shotgun sequence, one genomic window encodes:
- the LOC131222968 gene encoding uncharacterized protein LOC131222968: MEDLCCAIEKEPRTLNEGELNNAREAAAVIVQKEAAEALNIFTKGMKPVVSIKEMEKEVEKRNQLHRLVEIKESAEIIERSCDCQCSSTNLEDSPDKINTPEPLTAPF, from the exons ATGGAGGACCTTTGTTGCGCCATTGAAAAGGAACCTAGGACCTTGAATGAAGGAGAATTGAACAATGCCAGG gAAGCAGCAGCAGTCATTGTTCAAAAGGAGGCAGCTGAAGCTCTGAATATTTTCACCAAG GGTATGAAACCAGTAGTTTCAATAAAGGAGATGGAGAAGGAGGTTGAAAAGAGAAACCAACTTCATAGGCTTGTTGAGATTAAGGAGAGTGCTGAAATCATTGAAAGATCATGTGATTGTCAATGCAGCTCCACAAACTTAGAAGACTCTCCTGATAAAATTAACACTCCAGAACCACTTACTGCACCATTTTGA
- the LOC131222967 gene encoding pentatricopeptide repeat-containing protein At2g27610-like, which translates to MAIMVVGGLAKRRRNDWALMHFLQMQRVGIEPNEMTFSVVVGVSCISGSVDFGWALHCLILKKGFSCQIFIASRLITMYSKWDHIEEARQVFDEMPERDVVSWNSMISGYGQNGLSREAISLFSLMLANDFNWKSLVNNFTVASVLKACSGWGCIKIGKSVHSYAIKLNFHSDVIVAGSTIDMYSKCGSLDWAGRVFDRMGKRDLIAWNAMISGYAQSSYAEEAIELFFRLQYAGLLPNQTTFTSILKGLAEVADVALGRSFHAKILKGGCPADVFVGTALLDMYSKCLDMEDAERAFEEMKIKNLVSFNVLITGYSLIERYEEALKSYIELRRGNMEPDEFTLSGLLSSCTVLGALSEGTEVHSHTIKFGLDSNVYVANSLVSLYSKCGYMDSALKAFESVAMPNVVSWAGIISAFVHNGEGENSLRYFHKMQMSCEKPDEFSFTSVLKVLAGWAVLEQGKHIHAYAIKMGLESAVFLGSVLIDMYSKCGIVEDSFKVFANMPEKNVVSWNSMIIAYAQNGMSQKSLCLFGDMKKIGLNPTCVTFIGVLLACSHAGLVDEGRCFYDMMIHDFGISPSLEHVACMVDLLGRARCLSEAETFLTNSPFSSESTIWRSLLAACRVHNYTDIGIRVAKQCLRLDPRDPATYVLLSDIYALKCSWAEVGRIRDLMRDIGVEKDPGCSWISIRNVTHVFVAEDARYSQKMSATLESLMVHLKTYSCVLDTIIAVHDAACAY; encoded by the exons ATGGCTATAATGGtggttggtgggttg GCAAAGAGACGGCGCAATGACTGGGCTCTGATGCATTTTTTACAAATGCAGAGAGTGGGTATTGAGCCCAACGAGATGACTTTCTCAGTAGTGGTTGGTGTTAGTTGTATATCGGGGAGTGTTGATTTCGGTTGGGCCTTACATTGTCTGATATTGAAGAAGGGCTTTTCATGCCAGATTTTCATTGCCAGTAGATTGATCACAATGTATTCTAAGTGGGATCACATCGAAGAAGCTCGTCAAGTTTTCGACGAGATGCCTGAAAGAGATGTTGTCTCGTGGAACTCGATGATTTCGGGTTACGGTCAGAATGGACTAAGCAGAGAAGCAATTAGTTTGTTCTCACTGATGCTGGCGAATGATTTCAATTGGAAATCATTGGTGAATAATTTCACAGTTGCAAGTGTCCTTAAGGCTTGCTCTGGTTGGGGATGCATTAAGATCGGCAAGTCTGTGCATAGTTATGCAATTAAATTGAATTTTCATTCAGATGTCATTGTTGCAGGGTCCACAATTGATATGTATTCAAAATGTGGTAGCTTGGATTGGGCCGGTCGGGTTTTCGATAGGATGGGAAAACGGGATCTCATAGCGTGGAATGCCATGATTAGTGGGTACGCTCAAAGTTCTTATGCCGAAGAGGCCATCGAATTATTTTTTCGGCTACAATATGCAGGCCTTCTTCCTAATCAAACCACATTTACAAGTATATTGAAAGGTCTGGCTGAGGTAGCTGATGTTGCTCTTGGTCGATCCTTCCATGCTAAAATCTTAAAAGGTGGATGTCCAGCGGATGTGTTTGTGGGCACTGCACTTCTTGATATGTATTCGAAGTGTTTAGACATGGAAGATGCAGAGAGAGCTTTTGAGGAGATGAAGATAAAGAATCTGGTTTCCTTCAATGTGCTTATCACAGGTTACAGTTTGATTGAGAGATATGAGGAGGCCTTGAAATCTTACATTGAATTGCGAAGAGGAAACATGGAACCTGATGAATTTACACTCTCGGGCCTTCTCTCCTCATGTACTGTATTGGGCGCTTTGTCTGAAGGAACTGAAGTTCATTCCCATACAATCAAGTTTGGTCTGGACTCAAATGTTTATGTCGCAAACTCTTTAGTTAGCTTGTATTCCAAGTGTGGTTACATGGACAGTGCATTGAAGGCTTTCGAGTCTGTAGCAATGCCAAATGTCGTATCTTGGGCTGGTATTATATCTGCTTTTGTGCATAATGGTGAAGGAGAGAATTCACTGAGATATTTTCACAAAATGCAAATGTCCTGTGAAAAGCCAGATGAATTCTCCTTCACTAGTGTTCTCAAGGTACTAGCAGGTTGGGCTGTCTTAGAGCAAGGAAAACACATCCATGCTTACGCTATAAAAATGGGGTTAGAATCAGCTGTATTTCTAGGAAGCGTGCTGATCGACATGTACTCGAAATGCGGGATTGTGGAAGATTCATTCAAAGTGTTCGCGAACATGCCTGAGAAGAACGTTGTCTCATGGAATTCAATGATAATTGCGTACGCTCAAAACGGGATGAGTCAGAAATCACTATGCTTGTTTGGGGATATGAAGAAGATTGGTCTGAACCCAACATGCGTTACTTTCATAGGCGTCCTACTAGCATGTAGTCATGCAGGTTTGGTGGATGAAGGGAGATGTTTTTATGATATGATGATCCATGACTTTGGGATTTCACCCTCATTAGAACATGTCGCATGCATGGTTGACCTTCTTGGACGTGCTCGATGTCTCAGTGAGGCAGAAACCTTTCTCACCAATTCCCCATTCTCATCAGAGTCTACCATCTGGCGGTCTCTTCTTGCAGCTTGCAGAGTTCATAACTATACGGATATTGGGATTCGAGTGGCAAAGCAGTGTCTACGTCTAGACCCTCGCGACCCAGCTACATATGTTCTTTTATCTGATATTTATGCATTAAAATGCTCGTGGGCTGAAGTTGGAAGAATCAGAGATTTAATGAGAGATATTGGTGTTGAGAAGGATCCTGGTTGCAGTTGGATTAGCATTAGAAACGTGACACATGTATTTGTTGCAGAGGATGCAAGATACTCCCAGAAGATGTCTGCGACACTAGAAAGCTTGATGGTACATTTGAAAACATACAGTTGTGTTCTTGACACTATCATTGCAGTTCATGATGCTGCCTGCGCTTACTGA